One window of the Candidatus Zixiibacteriota bacterium genome contains the following:
- a CDS encoding hypothetical protein (Evidence 5 : Unknown function), with amino-acid sequence MTLNKKGTKLTPKPKSAVLKELVKSRDDFWNLYNRRHWDEARKQAGYGVYYCTRHGVTDLVSHFIALIYFLDYDYNNAEKLLASVVDNMDKSIPKELPYLNAYEDYALTLQLMFSYRKAESAYYNLLQLYDNSGITPKIRTFVRAASLFEAIEDDYKYSEMMKRAEKSGSANVLYLQNSLVKKWRELLVMSQESDKRDQWLTDMEQILQKITSLTAEPEKDGTLMNDTGVMCYLKEQYSESIQYFDKAIQINESITYPTMNKGLATYRQGSDLHLEKFDEAKMLFDKARTLFLKSNDMAGAENANLFMNLCELKNKGLQKAEKIDGCFLELLLDLVDTFNHAENFITGRHIHKSRFQEGLLRETDKGHPKNAFYVLSGLHSYVPTFGVKRLHRGGGYYLRWQGSGIVIDPGFGFVNNFAESGLSLKEIDTIIITSSLLDHSCELESLLALFTYMRELRYGSESDRFMMETFLKDRIPPVDKKVRLILTPDAFEKYGGFINKAYHSIIKEIIELSDKQGEYEIKESLLWNRSCSIRLKPFKGVINTYSNIDKPFGFLLEMYQEDNDKPFRLGYTSDTQWINEIERHFANCDLLVGNIGPIEPIEFKSAGQRDTKLSPSHLGLYGCFRVMKFVRPRLFLVAEVGRELYKLRGKLMGYFNSEKYQNGDTVGKTRALSTTMGMIINLDDLTVKAEGLDQFSEFVKVIEEYDPCQNKYLYRLKNGAAGHS; translated from the coding sequence ATGACACTAAATAAGAAGGGAACCAAATTAACCCCGAAACCGAAATCCGCAGTTCTTAAAGAACTAGTAAAATCCCGAGATGATTTTTGGAATCTATATAATCGGCGCCATTGGGACGAGGCTCGCAAGCAAGCGGGATATGGGGTTTATTATTGTACTAGGCACGGTGTAACGGATCTTGTCAGCCATTTTATTGCCCTTATCTATTTCCTGGATTATGATTATAATAATGCAGAAAAGCTATTGGCTTCGGTCGTCGACAACATGGACAAATCCATTCCTAAGGAGCTTCCCTATTTAAACGCTTATGAAGATTATGCCTTAACGCTGCAATTGATGTTTTCTTACAGAAAGGCGGAGTCCGCGTATTATAATTTGCTGCAATTGTATGACAATAGTGGAATCACGCCCAAAATAAGGACATTTGTAAGAGCCGCCTCTTTATTTGAAGCAATTGAGGATGACTATAAATATTCTGAGATGATGAAAAGAGCAGAAAAGAGCGGATCGGCAAACGTCCTGTATTTACAAAACTCTCTTGTTAAGAAATGGCGCGAACTCCTTGTCATGAGTCAAGAGTCCGACAAGAGAGATCAATGGCTGACGGATATGGAACAAATACTTCAAAAAATAACATCCCTGACGGCGGAGCCGGAAAAAGACGGCACATTAATGAATGACACCGGGGTCATGTGCTACCTAAAAGAGCAGTATTCTGAGAGTATTCAGTATTTTGATAAAGCTATTCAAATAAACGAATCGATAACTTATCCAACCATGAATAAAGGACTGGCCACATATCGGCAAGGATCTGATTTGCATTTGGAAAAGTTTGATGAAGCCAAAATGTTATTTGATAAGGCCAGAACTCTATTTCTTAAATCAAACGATATGGCGGGGGCGGAAAATGCAAATTTATTTATGAATTTGTGTGAATTGAAGAATAAGGGACTGCAAAAGGCTGAAAAGATTGATGGATGCTTTTTGGAACTCCTGCTAGATTTGGTTGACACCTTTAATCATGCGGAAAATTTCATTACCGGAAGACATATTCATAAGAGTAGATTTCAAGAGGGACTATTGAGAGAAACCGATAAAGGGCATCCCAAAAATGCCTTTTATGTCTTGAGTGGTTTGCATAGCTATGTTCCCACTTTCGGTGTAAAAAGGCTCCATCGTGGCGGGGGTTATTATTTAAGATGGCAAGGTTCCGGGATAGTAATTGATCCTGGATTTGGCTTTGTAAACAATTTTGCCGAAAGCGGACTTAGCCTTAAGGAAATTGACACAATTATTATCACTTCATCTCTTCTGGATCATTCCTGCGAGCTTGAGAGTCTTCTTGCATTATTCACATATATGAGGGAATTACGATATGGCTCCGAGTCTGATAGGTTTATGATGGAGACATTTCTGAAAGATCGCATTCCTCCGGTAGATAAAAAGGTTCGGCTGATCTTAACTCCAGATGCGTTTGAAAAATATGGAGGCTTCATTAATAAGGCATATCATTCTATCATTAAGGAAATAATTGAATTAAGCGATAAACAGGGAGAGTACGAAATTAAAGAATCCCTTCTCTGGAATCGCAGCTGCTCAATAAGACTTAAGCCATTCAAGGGAGTAATAAATACATATTCAAATATAGATAAGCCATTCGGATTTCTTTTGGAAATGTATCAGGAAGATAATGACAAACCTTTCAGATTAGGATATACTTCGGATACACAATGGATTAATGAAATTGAGCGACACTTTGCCAATTGTGACCTATTGGTTGGAAACATCGGCCCCATTGAACCGATAGAATTTAAGTCGGCAGGTCAGAGAGATACCAAATTGAGCCCCAGCCATCTGGGGTTGTATGGCTGTTTTAGAGTAATGAAATTTGTCAGGCCCAGATTATTTCTGGTGGCGGAAGTTGGCAGGGAGCTGTACAAATTAAGAGGCAAATTGATGGGCTATTTCAACAGCGAAAAGTATCAAAATGGGGATACAGTCGGCAAAACAAGGGCCTTATCTACAACGATGGGGATGATTATCAACCTTGACGATCTGACAGTGAAGGCAGAAGGACTTGATCAATTCAGTGAATTTGTGAAAGTCATTGAGGAATATGATCCGTGCCAGAATAAATACCTTTACAGGTTGAAGAACGGCGCTGCAGGCCATTCATAA